From Actinopolymorpha cephalotaxi, one genomic window encodes:
- a CDS encoding phage tail sheath subtilisin-like domain-containing protein — MELMAAPGVRVELVDPPPPVQPGRVDVLGLVAVCERGPAGVPVRISSWRMFTDLFGFFIPNGLGAYAAKAFFDNGGSLAYVVRAVAPEHTTTLAAVQPADRRTSVVLALDGLVPGGSATLGGPATGSHQHLVTAVDPVGMTVTWDRPLALELDPVTNGPITVASGGGVASAGFADAAGTPVLVVRAYGPGSAGNRLTVRVSGGRRSAAVTLAVGTAAALPVSRVDGFTTGSLVRFSQTTPTPITRWQVLDGVDGVTRVLLLRAPLPTGVGGFDLSRPITCETDSFTLGVSDRGHLLEVHSDLVLVPGHPRYALDTVAASSRLIRLELPPGGPPLVPSHPAAALSATVTGDPATAVLTGGRDGSAGMTVTDLLGADLAASESADPSTLYGLSVLGVLSEPGIIAIPDLVAGPVAAKVTLPPPLPDPCDPCAPPARPVPITSAAVTEAGAVFDDDAIAAAQQLVIEHCERLGDRLALLDPPAGRRPLDVGQLRGWRARFDSSYAALYAPWISVIDPLAARGTAQGRQNRRLPPSGHLAGLIAGTDADVGPWRAPANRVMQWAVAADSDFGDDAHAILNSEGVNVLRPKPARGIVCLGARTVSYDPAWRNLNVRRLFLYARRVLSGALAWSVFEPLDDALIGLVDTVLAGFAEGLYAAGALAGASDVESYRISFDGTDRVGGILSAELSLAAARPNEFILLRVARTQDRLEFADSSAAGAVTPDNPAVPLTGSLTGLTGPGGTP, encoded by the coding sequence ATGGAACTGATGGCCGCACCGGGTGTCCGGGTCGAGCTGGTCGACCCGCCGCCGCCGGTACAGCCGGGCCGGGTGGACGTGCTCGGCCTGGTCGCCGTGTGCGAACGCGGGCCGGCCGGGGTCCCGGTGCGGATCAGCTCCTGGCGGATGTTCACCGACCTGTTCGGCTTCTTCATCCCGAACGGGCTGGGGGCGTACGCCGCGAAGGCCTTCTTCGACAACGGTGGTTCGCTCGCATACGTGGTCCGGGCGGTGGCGCCGGAACACACCACCACCCTCGCCGCGGTGCAGCCGGCGGATCGGCGTACGTCGGTGGTACTGGCGCTGGACGGGCTCGTCCCCGGCGGCTCGGCCACGCTCGGCGGCCCGGCCACCGGATCGCACCAGCATCTGGTGACGGCGGTCGACCCGGTGGGGATGACGGTCACCTGGGACCGGCCGTTGGCGCTCGAGCTCGACCCGGTCACGAACGGGCCGATCACGGTGGCCAGTGGCGGAGGGGTCGCCTCGGCCGGGTTCGCCGACGCCGCCGGTACGCCCGTGCTGGTGGTCAGGGCGTACGGCCCGGGCAGCGCCGGCAACCGGCTGACCGTACGGGTGAGTGGCGGCCGTCGCAGCGCGGCGGTCACGCTCGCGGTGGGAACCGCCGCGGCGCTGCCGGTGTCGCGGGTCGACGGGTTCACCACCGGTTCCCTGGTGCGGTTCAGCCAGACCACCCCCACGCCGATCACCCGCTGGCAGGTGCTCGACGGCGTGGACGGTGTCACCCGGGTGCTCCTGCTGCGGGCGCCGCTGCCGACCGGGGTGGGCGGGTTCGACCTGAGCCGGCCGATCACCTGCGAGACGGACTCGTTCACGCTCGGCGTCTCCGACCGCGGCCATCTGCTGGAGGTGCACTCCGATCTGGTCCTGGTGCCGGGACATCCGCGGTACGCGCTGGACACCGTGGCCGCGTCCAGCCGGCTGATCCGGCTGGAGCTGCCTCCGGGCGGCCCGCCGCTCGTCCCGAGCCATCCGGCGGCGGCGCTGTCCGCCACCGTGACGGGGGACCCCGCGACGGCCGTGCTGACCGGCGGCCGGGACGGGAGCGCGGGAATGACCGTGACCGACCTGCTCGGAGCCGACCTGGCCGCGAGTGAGAGCGCCGATCCGTCAACCCTGTATGGGCTGAGCGTGCTCGGCGTGCTGTCCGAGCCCGGGATCATCGCCATCCCCGACCTGGTCGCGGGCCCGGTCGCCGCGAAGGTCACGCTTCCGCCGCCACTGCCGGACCCGTGCGACCCGTGTGCGCCGCCGGCCCGGCCGGTGCCGATCACGTCGGCCGCGGTGACCGAGGCCGGCGCGGTCTTCGACGACGACGCCATCGCCGCCGCCCAGCAGCTGGTGATCGAGCACTGCGAACGGCTCGGCGACCGGCTGGCGCTGCTCGATCCGCCGGCCGGGCGCCGTCCGCTGGACGTGGGTCAGTTGCGCGGATGGCGCGCGCGGTTCGACAGCTCCTACGCCGCTCTGTACGCACCCTGGATCAGCGTGATCGACCCCCTGGCCGCACGGGGCACCGCACAGGGCAGGCAGAACAGGCGGTTGCCGCCCAGCGGGCACCTGGCCGGACTGATCGCCGGGACCGACGCCGACGTCGGCCCGTGGCGTGCTCCGGCCAACCGGGTGATGCAGTGGGCGGTCGCCGCCGACTCCGACTTCGGGGACGACGCCCACGCGATCCTGAACAGCGAGGGCGTGAACGTGCTGCGGCCTAAGCCGGCTCGCGGGATCGTCTGCCTGGGCGCGCGGACTGTGAGCTACGACCCGGCCTGGCGCAACCTCAACGTCCGGCGGCTGTTCCTCTACGCGCGGCGGGTGCTGTCCGGTGCGCTGGCCTGGTCGGTGTTCGAGCCGCTGGACGACGCGCTCATCGGCCTGGTCGACACCGTGCTGGCCGGGTTCGCCGAAGGGCTCTACGCCGCCGGCGCCCTGGCCGGGGCGAGCGACGTCGAGTCGTACCGCATCAGCTTCGACGGCACCGACCGGGTCGGCGGCATTCTCTCGGCGGAGCTGAGCCTGGCCGCCGCCCGCCCGAACGAGTTCATCCTGCTCCGGGTCGCCCGGACCCAGGACCGGCTGGAGTTCGCCGACAGCAGCGCCGCCGGCGCCGTCACCCCGGACAACCCGGCCGTGCCGTTGACCGGTTCACTCACCGGGCTGACCGGACCCGGAGGCACGCCATGA
- a CDS encoding phage tail protein, which yields MAVGDRVDPYRGFNFRVEIGNGGEEVAAFREASGMNFTIDPVEYRAGNSPDLHPIKEFGMRKFQNLSLRRGITTEPTLWQWFANVSSGVADRRDGAVVLLDELHNDVLRWKFTSGWICKWEGPAFNAMQSEIAIEAIEICLEKFEMVAV from the coding sequence ATGGCAGTCGGAGATCGGGTGGATCCCTACCGGGGGTTCAACTTCCGGGTCGAGATCGGCAACGGCGGTGAGGAGGTCGCGGCCTTCCGCGAGGCGAGCGGCATGAACTTCACCATCGACCCGGTGGAGTACCGGGCCGGCAACTCCCCGGATCTGCATCCCATCAAGGAGTTCGGGATGCGCAAGTTCCAGAACCTGTCGCTGCGGCGGGGGATCACCACCGAACCCACGTTGTGGCAGTGGTTCGCGAACGTCTCCAGCGGGGTCGCGGACCGGCGCGACGGCGCCGTCGTACTGCTGGACGAACTCCACAACGACGTCCTGCGCTGGAAGTTCACCAGCGGCTGGATCTGCAAGTGGGAGGGCCCGGCCTTCAACGCCATGCAGAGCGAGATCGCCATCGAGGCCATCGAGATCTGCCTGGAGAAGTTCGAAATGGTCGCGGTGTAG